One window from the genome of Roseisolibacter agri encodes:
- a CDS encoding ankyrin repeat domain-containing protein: protein MPHARPSRRSAAVALALTAIVAAPLHAQPKSAFQQAVEMATASMTNDSAAVARLLDGGARPDTPRDGNVTALMSAASWGRVGIARLLLTRGADALLENAKGETARDIATKAGHLDVARLLEAAERGQPLPEIRVPKNGRTNFEMAVDLKSAAGLLGDLAQVRRLLDQGADPNFPTGDGSTALASAAYWGRIDIVRELLARGSDPKVADERGRTALDQARSQSHADVVQELQRAMGLAVDQPRRRQPPGAAPANTPGNAPANTPAAPAQPVRKEPAPAPAPAADGPNTQLPPEEFKPTGITPRGGVWEGRVSNGNALVRFTVAPDGRTITEIEFEGDIKCSETGAGMGGTYGRTQRADWITRGARLVIDRGAVNGKYADEKAGVHWHLQGQFVGATAARGKVRIGAHSGTCDTWGLQWTASRVR from the coding sequence CGCGCAGCCCAAGAGCGCCTTCCAGCAGGCCGTCGAGATGGCGACGGCCTCGATGACCAACGATTCCGCCGCCGTCGCGCGCCTGCTCGACGGCGGCGCACGCCCCGACACGCCGCGCGACGGCAACGTCACCGCGCTGATGTCGGCGGCGAGCTGGGGACGCGTCGGCATCGCGCGCCTCCTGCTGACGCGCGGCGCCGACGCGCTGCTGGAGAACGCCAAGGGCGAGACGGCGCGCGACATCGCGACGAAGGCGGGCCACCTCGACGTCGCGCGCCTGCTGGAGGCGGCCGAGCGCGGGCAGCCGCTGCCCGAGATCCGCGTGCCGAAGAACGGCCGCACGAACTTCGAGATGGCGGTCGACCTGAAGAGCGCCGCCGGGCTGCTTGGCGACCTCGCGCAGGTGCGCCGCCTGCTCGACCAGGGCGCGGATCCGAACTTCCCCACCGGCGACGGGAGCACCGCGCTCGCCTCGGCCGCATACTGGGGCCGCATCGACATCGTGCGCGAGCTGCTCGCGCGGGGCTCGGACCCGAAGGTCGCGGATGAGCGCGGCCGCACCGCGCTCGATCAGGCACGCTCCCAGAGCCACGCCGACGTCGTGCAGGAGCTGCAGCGGGCCATGGGCCTCGCGGTGGACCAGCCGCGTCGCCGCCAGCCGCCGGGCGCGGCGCCCGCGAACACGCCAGGCAACGCTCCCGCGAACACTCCCGCGGCGCCCGCGCAGCCGGTGCGCAAGGAGCCCGCGCCTGCCCCGGCTCCGGCTGCCGACGGGCCCAACACGCAGCTCCCGCCCGAGGAGTTCAAGCCCACCGGAATCACGCCGCGCGGCGGCGTGTGGGAGGGCCGCGTCTCCAACGGCAACGCGCTGGTGCGCTTCACCGTCGCGCCGGACGGCCGCACGATCACCGAGATCGAGTTCGAGGGCGACATCAAGTGCAGCGAGACGGGCGCCGGGATGGGCGGCACGTATGGCCGCACCCAGCGCGCCGACTGGATCACGCGCGGCGCGCGGCTGGTGATCGACCGCGGCGCGGTGAACGGCAAGTACGCGGACGAGAAGGCGGGCGTGCACTGGCACCTGCAGGGCCAGTTCGTCGGCGCGACGGCGGCGCGCGGCAAGGTGCGCATCGGCGCGCATTCCGGCACGTGCGACACGTGGGGCCTGCAGTGGACCGCGTCGCGCGTGCGCTGA